One genomic region from Carettochelys insculpta isolate YL-2023 chromosome 4, ASM3395843v1, whole genome shotgun sequence encodes:
- the NKX1-1 gene encoding NK1 transcription factor-related protein 1 has product MSVGRDKALGGDISIPAGAAAAANPASAGVEPLSACLPGESMESHGEQRLPSSNELPVYSCPGNRDRQGDNPSNTPGQEGAVAALPVVHRTTSFSVLDILDPNKFNSKKRQCSALYKSAGSEFTLGAEDKPEEPGTELADQKALREDFETCKKSGELISKSVLHPGEERELDFGSRPSPSPSPQSELQDEEELGSEESSSLGAGGGSAEAEAEPERQPEEGEPGGQPPPPAQPPPPGPPSQQAKPKRKRTGSDSKSGKPRRARTAFTYEQLVALENKFKSTRYLSVCERLNLALSLSLTETQVKIWFQNRRTKWKKQNPGADTSAPTGGGAGGGGAGGGLGGGGLGGGLSPLSHSPPMGNPLSMHGPGGYPGHPSGGLVCAAQLPFLPSPAVLSPFVLGSQTYGAPAFYTPHL; this is encoded by the exons ATGAGCGTGGGCCGAGACAAGGCTCTGGGAGGTGACATCTCCATCCCAGCCGGAGCTGCAGCGGCGGCCAACCCCGCGAGCGCTGGAGTGGAGCCACTGTCCGCCTGCCTGCCCGGGGAGAGCATGGAAAGCCACGGGGAGCAGAGGCTTCCTTCCAGCAACGAGCTCCCCGTCTATTCGTGCCCTGGGAATAGGGACAGGCAAGGCGACAATCCGAGCAACACCCCGGGACAAGAGGGGGCAGTGGCAGCCCTGCCCGTGGTCCACAGAACCACCTCGTTTTCGGTGCTGGACATCCTGGACCCCAACAAGTTCAACAGCAAGAAGAGGCAGTGCTCGGCGCTGTACAAATCCGCGGGGAGCGAATTCACTCTGGGGGCAGAGGACAAACCCGAGGAGCCGGGAACGGAACTAGCCGACCAGAAGGCTCTGCGGGAAGATTTTGAAACGTGCAAAAAGTCCGGGGAGTTAATCAGTAAGTCCGTTTTGCAT CCCGGCGAGGAGCGCGAGCTGGACTTCggcagccggcccagccccagccccagcccccagagcgAGCTGCAGGACGAGGAGGAGCTGGGCAGCGaggagagcagcagcctgggcgCCGGCGGGGGCTCGGCCGAAGCAGAGGCCGAGCCCGAGCGCCAGCCCGAGGAGGGGGAGCCGGGCGGCCAACCTCCGCCCCCGGCCCAGCCACCGCCGCCCGGGCCGCCCAGCCAGCAGGCGAAGCCCAAGAGGAAGCGCACGGGCTCGGACTCCAAGTCGGGCAAGCCCCGGCGGGCGCGGACCGCCTTCACCTACGAGCAGCTGGTGGCGCTGGAGAACAAGTTCAAGTCCACGCGGTACCTGTCGGTGTGCGAGCGCCTCAACCTGGCGCTGTCGCTCAGCCTGACCGAGACCCAGGTCAAGATCTGGTTCCAGAACCGCCGCACCAAGTGGAAGAAGCAGAACCCGGGCGCCGACACCAGCGCCCCCACTGGCGgcggggcgggcggcggcggcgccgggggaggcctggggggaggcGGCCTGGGCGGGGGGCTGAGCCCGCTCAGCCACTCGCCGCCCATGGGCAACCCGCTCTCCATGCACGGCCCGGGCGGCTACCCGGGGCACCCCAGCGGGGGGCTGgtgtgtgctgcccagctgcccttcctgcccagccccgccGTCCTCTCGCCCTTCGTCCTGGGCTCGCAGACTTACGGGGCTCCGGCCTTCTACACCCCGCACCTATAA